In Streptomyces sp. NBC_01551, one DNA window encodes the following:
- a CDS encoding DNA translocase FtsK has translation MASSTSGKGSQSTAGTAKGRTGRTTAPAKKAAPARKAPAKKTAAAKRAPAKKVAAQPAPSPTGGVVRLVRACWLGLAHAVGAVLRGIGKGAKNLDPAHRKDGVALLLLALALIVAAGTWSNLRGPVGDLVTMLVTGAFGRLDLLVPILLGVMAARFIRHPEQTDANGRIGIGLSAFVIGVLGLVHIACGAPGRDEGTTAMQNAGGLIGWGASKPLIFTMGAPLAVPMLVLLTIFGLLVVTATPVNAIPQRLRALGIRLGIIAPNEYDEQEAAGESRGRRDRHDPEQWRARSGDQDDPADNADAAEEEALARRRRPRRSAGGPAMGREMDAVDVAAAAAAALDGAVYGGMPPSALVADLTQGISVEREGAEFTAPVPPAREAKPGPASAAPAPGPARAPAPAPQASPAAEGAAAPHDSTAAASGTLAVPDLTKAPPQTQALPPRAEQLQLRGDITYALPSLDLLERGGPGKTRSAANDAVVASLTNVFTEFKVDAQVTGFTRGPTVTRYEVTLGAAVKVERITALAKNIAYAVASPDVRIISPIPGKSAVGIEIPNTDREMVNLGDVLRLADAAEDDHPMLVALGKDVEGGYVMANLAKMPHVLVAGATGSGKSSCINCLITSVMVRATPEDVRMVLVDPKRVELTAYEGIPHLITPIITNPKRAAEALQWVVREMDLRYDDLAAFGYRHIDDFNRAIRDGKIKLPPGSERELSPYPYLLVIVDELADLMMVAPRDVEDSIVRITQLARAAGIHLVLATQRPSVDVVTGLIKANVPSRLAFATSSLADSRVILDQPGAEKLIGKGDGLFLPMGANKPVRLQGAFVTEDEIAGIVQHCKDQMAPVFRDDVTVGQKQTKEIDEEIGDDLDLLCQAAELVVTTQFGSTSMLQRKLRVGFAKAGRLMDLMESRSIVGPSEGSKARDVLVKPDELDAVLAVIRGETQP, from the coding sequence ATGGCCTCAAGTACGTCCGGCAAGGGTTCCCAGAGCACCGCGGGTACCGCGAAGGGCCGCACCGGCCGTACGACGGCGCCGGCGAAGAAGGCGGCTCCCGCGCGCAAGGCTCCCGCGAAGAAGACCGCGGCCGCCAAGCGCGCCCCGGCCAAGAAGGTCGCGGCCCAGCCCGCGCCGTCGCCGACCGGGGGAGTCGTACGGCTGGTACGGGCGTGCTGGCTCGGGCTCGCGCACGCGGTCGGAGCGGTGCTGCGCGGCATCGGGAAGGGGGCGAAGAACCTGGACCCCGCCCACCGCAAGGACGGCGTCGCGCTGCTGCTGCTCGCGCTCGCCCTGATCGTCGCCGCCGGAACCTGGTCGAACCTGCGCGGTCCCGTGGGCGATCTGGTCACGATGCTGGTCACCGGCGCCTTCGGACGACTGGATCTGCTCGTGCCGATCCTGCTCGGCGTCATGGCGGCACGTTTCATCCGCCACCCCGAGCAGACCGACGCCAACGGGCGCATCGGCATCGGCCTGTCCGCGTTCGTCATCGGCGTCCTCGGGCTCGTCCACATCGCCTGCGGGGCGCCCGGCCGGGACGAGGGCACGACCGCGATGCAGAACGCGGGCGGGCTCATCGGCTGGGGCGCCTCGAAGCCGCTGATCTTCACCATGGGTGCGCCGCTGGCCGTGCCGATGCTGGTGCTGCTGACGATCTTCGGCCTGCTCGTCGTCACCGCCACCCCGGTCAACGCGATCCCGCAGCGGCTGCGGGCGCTGGGGATCCGGCTGGGGATCATCGCGCCGAACGAGTACGACGAGCAGGAGGCGGCGGGCGAGAGTCGGGGCCGGCGCGACCGGCACGACCCCGAGCAGTGGCGGGCCCGGTCCGGGGACCAGGACGACCCCGCCGACAACGCCGACGCCGCCGAGGAGGAGGCGCTGGCCCGGCGCCGGCGCCCGCGCCGGAGCGCCGGCGGGCCCGCGATGGGCCGGGAGATGGACGCCGTGGACGTCGCCGCCGCGGCCGCCGCCGCACTGGACGGGGCCGTGTACGGAGGAATGCCGCCCTCGGCGCTGGTCGCCGACCTCACCCAGGGGATCTCCGTCGAGCGCGAGGGCGCGGAGTTCACCGCTCCGGTGCCGCCGGCGCGCGAGGCCAAGCCCGGGCCGGCGTCTGCGGCCCCGGCCCCGGGGCCGGCCCGGGCCCCGGCCCCGGCCCCGCAGGCTTCCCCGGCCGCCGAGGGCGCGGCGGCGCCCCACGACAGCACCGCCGCGGCCTCCGGGACGCTGGCCGTGCCGGACCTGACCAAGGCCCCGCCGCAGACCCAGGCCCTGCCGCCGCGCGCCGAGCAGTTGCAGCTGCGCGGGGACATCACGTACGCCCTGCCCTCGCTGGACCTGCTGGAGCGCGGCGGACCCGGCAAGACCCGCAGCGCCGCCAACGACGCGGTCGTGGCCTCGCTGACCAACGTGTTCACCGAGTTCAAGGTCGACGCGCAGGTCACCGGCTTCACCCGGGGCCCGACGGTCACCCGCTACGAGGTCACCCTCGGCGCGGCGGTCAAGGTCGAGCGGATCACGGCACTGGCGAAGAACATCGCCTACGCCGTGGCCTCCCCGGACGTCCGGATCATCAGCCCGATCCCGGGCAAGTCGGCGGTCGGCATCGAGATCCCGAACACCGACCGCGAGATGGTCAACCTGGGGGACGTGCTCAGGCTGGCGGACGCCGCCGAGGACGACCACCCGATGCTGGTCGCGCTCGGCAAGGACGTCGAGGGCGGCTACGTCATGGCCAACCTCGCGAAGATGCCGCACGTGCTGGTCGCCGGCGCCACCGGCTCCGGCAAGTCCTCCTGCATCAACTGCCTGATCACCTCGGTCATGGTGCGGGCCACCCCGGAGGACGTCCGGATGGTGCTCGTGGACCCCAAGCGCGTCGAGCTGACCGCGTACGAGGGCATCCCGCACCTGATCACGCCGATCATCACCAACCCCAAGCGGGCCGCCGAGGCGCTCCAGTGGGTCGTGCGCGAGATGGACCTGCGCTACGACGACCTGGCCGCCTTCGGCTACCGGCACATCGACGACTTCAACCGGGCGATCCGGGACGGCAAGATCAAACTGCCGCCGGGCAGCGAGCGGGAGCTGAGCCCGTACCCGTACCTGCTGGTGATCGTCGACGAGCTCGCGGACCTGATGATGGTGGCGCCGCGCGACGTGGAGGACTCGATCGTCCGCATCACCCAGCTGGCCCGCGCGGCCGGCATCCACCTGGTGCTCGCCACCCAGCGGCCGTCGGTGGACGTCGTCACCGGCCTGATCAAGGCGAACGTCCCCTCGCGGCTCGCGTTCGCCACCTCCTCGCTCGCCGACAGCCGGGTCATCCTCGACCAGCCCGGCGCCGAGAAGCTCATCGGAAAGGGTGACGGACTGTTCCTGCCGATGGGCGCGAACAAGCCGGTCCGCCTGCAGGGCGCGTTCGTCACCGAGGACGAGATCGCCGGGATCGTCCAGCACTGCAAGGACCAGATGGCGCCCGTCTTCCGGGACGACGTCACCGTCGGGCAGAAGCAGACCAAGGAGATCGACGAGGAGATCGGCGACGACCTGGACCTGCTGTGCCAGGCGGCGGAGCTGGTGGTCACCACCCAGTTCGGCTCCACCTCGATGCTCCAGCGCAAGCTGCGCGTGGGCTTCGCCAAGGCCGGCCGGCTCATGGACCTGATGGAATCGCGCTCCATCGTCGGCCCGAGCGAGGGTTCGAAGGCGCGCGACGTCCTGGTGAAGCCCGACGAGCTGGACGCGGTGCTGGCGGTCATCCGGGGAGAGACCCAACCGTAA